A genomic window from Synechococcus sp. CBW1107 includes:
- a CDS encoding NAD(P)H-dependent oxidoreductase subunit E, whose translation MQAAPEASFAALEPLLLQSRGRADALIEVLHGAQTLYGHLSDPLLSHVAARLRLPLSRVKGTASFYHLFRFQPPARHHCVVCTGTACQIQGAPALIDTMEEGLGLRLGARRSDGWVSLSEVRCLGTCSDAPLVLIDGTVGRQQTSDGLRRWLQELEP comes from the coding sequence ATGCAAGCGGCACCTGAAGCATCCTTCGCGGCCCTCGAGCCCCTGCTGCTGCAGTCCCGGGGCCGGGCCGATGCCCTGATCGAGGTGCTTCACGGCGCCCAGACGCTCTACGGCCATCTCTCCGATCCCCTGCTCAGCCACGTGGCGGCACGCCTGCGGCTGCCACTCAGCCGGGTCAAGGGAACCGCCAGCTTTTATCACCTCTTCCGTTTCCAGCCACCGGCCCGCCACCACTGCGTGGTCTGCACCGGCACCGCCTGCCAGATCCAGGGAGCCCCGGCCCTGATCGACACCATGGAGGAGGGCCTGGGGCTGCGCCTGGGCGCCCGCCGCTCCGACGGCTGGGTCAGCCTCTCGGAGGTGCGCTGCCTGGGCACCTGCAGCGATGCGCCCCTGGTGCTGATCGACGGCACCGTCGGCCGCCAGCAGACCAGCGATGGCCTGCGCCGCTGGCTGCAGGAGCTGGAGCCATGA
- the hypF gene encoding carbamoyltransferase HypF, giving the protein MICRLRLEIEGLVQGVGFRPLVLRLARELELTGWVRNTGAGVLLELQGPAPAIDTLLQRLRRQRPPHSRLDRIRRHQRPLEAAETGFEIQEAPMEEAHGSGRADTSVRWALIQPDLAPCPSCRAELRDPANRRCGYALISCVHCGPRYSLMGTLPFDRVRTGLAAFPLCPACQAEYDDPSDRRCHAQTIACPRCGPRLSWWGPGGQRLSDPRRPHPSGPSPCLQAAAAALMADRTVALKGVGGFQLLVRARCPEAVAGLRRRKGRPEKPLAVMAPGLAWVRRHCHLNPTEARLLDSAAAPIVLLRRRGEAGVCDAVAPDNPWLGVMLPSSPLHLLLLELLDEPLVATSGNRSGEPLCHDETRALQELADLADGFLVHDRPILNPVDDSIAQVVCGEPMLLRHARGYAPTAVDLPSAAEPGVDPPPPLPTGEVAMGGQLKSALAFGWGRRALLGPHLGDLDSAAGEAHLRRSLGDALARHGLRPAGYVVDQHRGYRSHRIGLELAALGGCPPPLGVQHHHAHLLACLAEHGLAPPEVGVAWDGAGQGSDGTLWGGEVLRLEQSGFRAEARLRPFPLPGAERALREPRRAALGLLFAAGGSEELARATGTPTMGAFSAEERQVLSRMLQQGLQSPWCSSVGRLFDAVASLLGLQQRCSFEGQAALKLEAAASHGGTAGRRRYALVLRTHTAPGGGNGNGNGSGPWLLDWHPLLQDLLDDQRRGVAAEAIALAFHHALADALVDLAVRLKLERLLLSGGCFQNRLLLTLAAGGLRRAGIEPLWPRRIPCNDGGLALGQLMAVSLGRSG; this is encoded by the coding sequence GTGATCTGCCGCCTGCGGCTGGAGATCGAGGGGCTGGTGCAGGGGGTGGGCTTCCGGCCGCTCGTGCTCCGGCTGGCGCGGGAGCTGGAGCTCACGGGCTGGGTGCGCAACACCGGTGCCGGCGTGCTGCTGGAGCTGCAGGGGCCTGCGCCGGCGATCGACACCCTGCTGCAGCGGCTGCGGCGGCAGCGTCCTCCCCACAGCCGCCTCGATCGGATCCGCCGTCACCAGCGCCCGCTCGAGGCGGCAGAAACCGGCTTCGAAATCCAGGAGGCGCCCATGGAGGAGGCCCACGGGAGCGGGAGGGCGGACACCTCCGTGCGCTGGGCCCTGATCCAGCCGGATCTGGCCCCCTGCCCGTCCTGCCGCGCCGAGCTCCGCGATCCCGCTAACCGCCGCTGCGGCTACGCCCTGATCAGCTGCGTCCACTGCGGTCCCCGCTACAGCCTGATGGGGACGTTGCCCTTCGACCGGGTCCGCACCGGCCTGGCGGCGTTCCCGCTCTGCCCCGCCTGCCAGGCCGAGTACGACGATCCGAGCGATCGCCGCTGCCATGCCCAGACGATCGCCTGCCCCCGCTGCGGACCGCGCCTGAGCTGGTGGGGTCCCGGCGGCCAGCGGCTCAGCGACCCCCGCCGCCCCCATCCCTCGGGGCCCAGTCCCTGCCTGCAGGCAGCCGCGGCTGCCCTCATGGCGGACAGGACCGTCGCCCTCAAGGGCGTCGGCGGCTTCCAGCTGCTGGTGCGGGCGCGCTGCCCGGAGGCGGTGGCCGGGCTGCGGCGGCGCAAGGGCCGCCCCGAGAAACCCCTGGCGGTGATGGCCCCGGGCCTGGCCTGGGTGCGGCGCCACTGCCACCTGAACCCGACCGAAGCCCGGCTGCTCGACTCAGCGGCGGCGCCGATCGTGCTGCTGCGCCGCCGCGGGGAGGCGGGAGTGTGCGACGCCGTGGCCCCCGACAACCCCTGGCTGGGGGTGATGCTCCCCTCCAGCCCGCTGCACCTGCTGCTGCTGGAGCTGCTCGATGAGCCGCTGGTGGCCACCAGCGGCAACCGCTCGGGGGAACCGCTCTGTCACGACGAGACCAGGGCCCTGCAGGAGCTGGCCGACCTGGCCGATGGCTTCCTGGTGCACGACCGGCCGATCCTCAACCCGGTGGATGATTCCATCGCCCAGGTGGTCTGCGGCGAGCCGATGCTGCTGCGCCATGCCCGCGGCTACGCGCCCACCGCCGTGGATCTGCCCTCCGCGGCGGAGCCGGGAGTGGATCCGCCGCCGCCGCTGCCCACCGGGGAGGTGGCGATGGGTGGGCAGCTCAAGAGTGCGCTGGCCTTCGGCTGGGGCCGTCGGGCGCTGCTGGGTCCCCACCTCGGCGATCTCGACAGCGCCGCAGGCGAAGCCCACCTCCGCCGCAGCCTCGGTGACGCTCTGGCGCGCCACGGCCTCCGTCCCGCCGGCTACGTCGTCGATCAGCACCGTGGCTACCGCTCCCACCGGATCGGACTGGAGCTCGCGGCCCTCGGCGGCTGCCCGCCACCGCTGGGGGTGCAGCACCACCACGCCCACCTGCTGGCCTGCCTGGCGGAGCATGGCCTCGCCCCGCCCGAGGTGGGGGTGGCCTGGGACGGGGCCGGGCAAGGGAGTGACGGCACCCTCTGGGGTGGGGAAGTGCTGCGGCTCGAGCAGTCCGGCTTCAGGGCCGAGGCCCGCCTGCGGCCCTTTCCCCTGCCGGGGGCGGAGCGGGCGCTGCGGGAACCACGGCGGGCAGCGCTGGGGCTGCTCTTCGCCGCCGGGGGATCGGAAGAGCTGGCTCGGGCCACCGGCACACCCACCATGGGGGCATTCAGCGCCGAGGAGCGGCAGGTGCTCTCGCGGATGCTGCAGCAGGGGCTGCAGAGCCCGTGGTGTTCCAGCGTGGGTCGCCTCTTCGACGCGGTGGCCTCCCTGCTGGGCCTGCAGCAGCGCTGCAGCTTCGAAGGCCAGGCGGCCCTGAAGCTGGAAGCCGCGGCCAGCCACGGCGGCACCGCCGGCCGGAGGCGCTACGCGTTGGTGCTGCGCACCCACACCGCACCGGGCGGCGGCAACGGAAACGGCAACGGCAGCGGGCCCTGGCTGCTCGACTGGCACCCCCTGCTGCAGGACCTGCTCGACGATCAGCGCAGGGGAGTGGCGGCGGAGGCCATCGCCCTGGCCTTCCACCACGCCCTGGCCGATGCGCTGGTGGATCTGGCGGTGCGGCTGAAGCTGGAGCGGTTGCTGCTCAGTGGCGGCTGTTTCCAGAACCGCCTGCTGCTCACCCTGGCGGCGGGGGGCCTTCGGCGCGCCGGCATCGAGCCGCTCTGGCCCAGGCGGATTCCCTGCAACGACGGCGGCCTCGCCCTGGGTCAGCTGATGGCGGTCAGCCTCGGACGCTCTGGCTAG
- the hypB gene encoding hydrogenase nickel incorporation protein HypB: protein MCSHCSCGQPSRTLELRHNLLERNDSNAGLNRERFAAAGLLALNVLSGPGAGKTALLERLARQWDHGPVGVIVGDLATDNDARRLRAAGARAVQIQTGDLCHLEASMVARAFDQLDTTAMELLLIENVGNLVCPTAFDLGERHRLALLSVTEGEDKPLKYPALFQSAEVVVITKVDLADAVGFDRSSALANVAGVAPQARIFELSARTGAGMEALLHWLSHQRLGAPV from the coding sequence ATGTGCTCCCACTGCTCCTGCGGTCAGCCCAGCCGCACCCTCGAGCTGCGCCACAACCTGCTGGAGCGGAACGACAGCAACGCCGGGCTCAACCGGGAGCGGTTCGCCGCCGCCGGCCTGCTGGCGCTGAACGTGCTCTCGGGTCCCGGCGCCGGCAAGACCGCTCTGCTCGAACGCCTCGCCCGCCAGTGGGACCACGGCCCGGTGGGAGTCATCGTGGGTGATCTGGCCACCGACAACGATGCCCGCCGCCTGCGGGCCGCCGGCGCCCGCGCCGTTCAGATCCAGACCGGCGACCTCTGCCATCTGGAGGCGTCGATGGTGGCTCGGGCCTTCGATCAGCTCGACACCACGGCCATGGAGCTGCTGCTGATCGAGAACGTGGGCAATCTGGTCTGCCCCACCGCCTTCGATCTGGGCGAACGGCATCGGCTGGCGCTGCTCTCGGTGACGGAAGGGGAGGACAAGCCGCTCAAGTACCCGGCCCTGTTCCAGTCGGCCGAGGTGGTGGTTATCACCAAAGTTGACCTGGCCGACGCCGTGGGCTTCGATCGCTCCTCGGCCCTCGCCAACGTGGCCGGGGTGGCCCCCCAGGCAAGGATTTTCGAGCTCTCGGCCCGCACCGGCGCCGGCATGGAGGCGCTGCTGCACTGGCTCAGCCACCAGCGCCTGGGAGCGCCGGTGTGA
- a CDS encoding hydrogenase maturation protease has product MSGGASPDTDLLIGWGNGLRQDDGVGLLIAERVRGWGRPRLEVVAITQLTPELAPRLAQAARVLFVDAALERACPDPGWSLEPLPCGAPGSQPLSHHASPGALLQLAGRLYGSTPPAWQLLVRAHSCGVGTELTAATAALLPAALAAVRDWCGRGHA; this is encoded by the coding sequence GTGAGCGGCGGGGCGTCCCCAGACACGGACCTGCTGATCGGCTGGGGCAACGGCCTGAGGCAGGACGACGGCGTGGGCCTCCTGATCGCCGAGCGGGTGCGGGGCTGGGGCCGGCCCCGGCTCGAGGTGGTGGCGATCACCCAGCTCACCCCCGAGCTGGCGCCGCGACTGGCGCAAGCCGCACGGGTGCTGTTCGTGGACGCGGCCCTGGAGCGGGCCTGTCCCGACCCCGGCTGGAGCCTGGAGCCGCTGCCGTGCGGGGCTCCAGGCTCCCAGCCCCTGAGCCACCACGCCAGCCCCGGCGCCCTGCTGCAGCTGGCCGGCCGTCTCTACGGGAGCACCCCCCCCGCCTGGCAGCTGCTGGTGCGCGCCCACAGCTGCGGGGTGGGCACGGAGCTCACGGCCGCCACCGCCGCCCTGCTGCCCGCGGCCCTGGCGGCCGTGAGGGACTGGTGCGGCCGCGGCCATGCATGA
- a CDS encoding Ni/Fe hydrogenase subunit alpha, which translates to MTRTILIDPVTRIEGHAKISIHLEASGAVSGAHFHVGEFRGFEAFCVGRPFSEMAAITARICGICPVSHLLAAAKTGDQLLAVTIPPAAERLRRLMNLAQIIQSHALSFFHLSSPDFLLGWDSDPARRNVFGLIAADPELARGGIRLRQFGQAVIERLGGRKIHPAWAVPGGVRSPLQPEDRDWIRSRLSEAVATTRGALDLFKRLLDGPLAAEAAVFGDFPSLFLALVGPDGRWEHYGGRLRLIDSAGVLVTDELPADGLGAGQLGGLLAEAVDPTTYLKFPYYKPLGPEAGSYRVGPLARLNVCERIGHELADRELLELRQRGGRVVTSSFLYHLARLIEILAALEAIEALLDDPALCDPHVRAHAGVNAREAVGVSEAPRGTLFHHYRVDPGGLIEAVNLIIATGQNNRAMNRTITQIARQFIQAGPGAEPEIAEGLLNRVEAGIRCFDPCLSCSTHAAGQMPLHVQLIGPDGELLRERWRE; encoded by the coding sequence ATGACCCGCACGATCCTGATCGATCCGGTCACCCGCATCGAAGGCCACGCCAAAATCTCCATCCATCTCGAGGCCAGCGGCGCCGTCAGCGGCGCCCATTTCCATGTGGGTGAATTCCGCGGCTTCGAGGCTTTCTGCGTCGGGCGGCCCTTCAGCGAGATGGCGGCGATCACGGCGCGGATCTGCGGCATCTGCCCGGTGAGCCACCTGCTGGCGGCAGCCAAGACCGGCGACCAGCTGCTGGCGGTCACGATTCCGCCGGCGGCCGAGCGGCTGCGGCGGCTGATGAACCTGGCCCAGATCATCCAGTCGCACGCCCTCTCCTTCTTTCACCTCAGCAGTCCGGACTTCCTGCTGGGCTGGGACAGCGACCCCGCCCGGCGCAATGTGTTCGGGCTGATCGCCGCCGATCCCGAACTGGCCCGCGGCGGCATCCGCCTGCGCCAGTTCGGCCAGGCGGTGATCGAGCGGCTGGGGGGACGCAAAATCCATCCGGCCTGGGCGGTGCCCGGAGGCGTGCGCAGCCCGCTGCAGCCCGAGGACCGCGACTGGATCCGCTCGCGGCTGAGCGAGGCCGTCGCCACCACCCGCGGCGCCCTCGACCTGTTCAAGCGCCTGCTGGATGGGCCGCTGGCGGCGGAAGCCGCTGTGTTCGGCGACTTCCCCTCTTTATTCCTGGCCCTGGTGGGACCCGACGGCCGCTGGGAGCACTACGGCGGTCGCCTGCGCCTGATCGACAGCGCGGGCGTGCTGGTGACGGACGAGCTGCCGGCCGATGGTCTCGGCGCCGGGCAGCTGGGCGGCCTGCTGGCCGAAGCGGTGGACCCCACCACCTACCTGAAGTTCCCGTATTACAAACCGCTGGGCCCTGAAGCGGGCAGCTACCGGGTGGGGCCTCTGGCCCGCCTCAACGTCTGCGAGCGCATCGGCCACGAGCTGGCCGACCGGGAACTGCTGGAGCTGCGCCAGCGCGGCGGCCGGGTGGTCACCAGCTCCTTTCTGTATCACCTGGCCCGGCTGATCGAGATCCTCGCCGCCCTGGAGGCGATCGAGGCGCTGCTCGACGATCCAGCCCTGTGCGACCCCCACGTGCGCGCCCACGCCGGCGTGAACGCCCGCGAGGCCGTGGGCGTGAGCGAAGCGCCCCGCGGCACCCTCTTTCACCACTACCGCGTCGACCCGGGGGGTCTGATCGAGGCGGTCAACCTGATCATCGCCACCGGCCAGAACAACCGGGCGATGAACAGAACGATCACCCAGATCGCCCGCCAGTTCATCCAGGCGGGCCCGGGCGCCGAGCCGGAGATCGCCGAGGGCCTGCTCAACCGGGTGGAGGCGGGCATCCGCTGCTTCGATCCCTGCCTCTCCTGCTCCACCCATGCCGCCGGCCAGATGCCGTTGCATGTGCAGCTGATCGGCCCCGACGGGGAGCTGCTGCGCGAGCGGTGGCGGGAGTGA
- the hypA gene encoding hydrogenase maturation nickel metallochaperone HypA: MHELALMQEVHRIALEAAAAEGARRIHSLRLRLGRLCGVDPDALRFAFEVVMAEEVALGARLELEVVPTLCRCGPCGTPFEPGDVILACPHCGCLAAEVLAGRELELIGLEVS, from the coding sequence ATGCATGAGCTGGCGCTGATGCAGGAAGTGCACCGGATCGCCCTGGAGGCCGCGGCGGCCGAGGGCGCCCGGCGGATTCACAGCCTGCGACTGCGGCTGGGCAGGCTCTGCGGGGTGGATCCCGACGCCCTGCGCTTCGCCTTCGAGGTGGTGATGGCCGAGGAGGTGGCCCTCGGTGCCCGGCTGGAGCTGGAGGTGGTGCCCACCCTCTGCCGCTGCGGACCGTGCGGGACGCCATTCGAGCCCGGGGATGTGATCCTGGCCTGCCCGCACTGCGGCTGCCTGGCGGCGGAAGTGCTGGCGGGGCGGGAGCTGGAGCTGATCGGGCTGGAAGTGTCCTGA
- a CDS encoding NuoF family protein, which yields MNGLRCCASAGCLARGSGAVIGALETAISRAELGDRIQLRPVGCLGPCSQGPLLALDPEGALYAGVDPQDADTLVSALARRLHQGTDQEAPLEWAPARGERLDLAQPFFQRQRRIVLEHCGLIDPTDLEQAIAVGAYGQLERVLRGWSPEQVVKELQRSGLRGRGGAGYPTGLKWATVARMPGARKEVVCNADEGDPGAFMDRAVLEGDPHRVLEGMAIAAYAVGADHGFIYIRAEYELAIERLRLAIEQAVLRGRLGAALFGTRFGFTLELRVGAGAYVCGEETALIASIEGKRGTPSPRPPYPAERGVGGRPTLINNVETFANVAPILREGADWFAAIGTAGSSGTKVFSLTGHVRRGGLVEVPMGTSLATVVLEMGEGSPHGSSVKAVQTGGPSGGCVPADRLETPLDYESLQSLGTIMGSGGMVVLDQGTDMVALAAYFMAFCREESCGKCVPCRAGTVQLHGLLEKILAGQASQADLDQLETLGAMVMDTSLCGLGQSAPKPMLSTLRYFRGDYLARLGAP from the coding sequence ATGAACGGTCTGCGCTGCTGCGCCTCGGCCGGCTGCCTGGCCAGGGGCTCCGGCGCCGTGATCGGGGCCCTCGAAACGGCCATCTCCAGAGCCGAACTGGGGGACCGGATCCAGCTGCGTCCGGTGGGCTGTCTGGGCCCCTGCAGCCAGGGCCCCCTGCTGGCCCTCGATCCCGAGGGCGCCCTCTATGCCGGTGTGGACCCCCAGGACGCCGACACCCTGGTGTCCGCCCTGGCCCGCCGGCTGCATCAGGGCACCGATCAGGAGGCGCCCCTGGAGTGGGCCCCCGCCAGGGGCGAGCGCCTGGACCTCGCCCAGCCGTTCTTCCAGCGGCAACGGCGGATCGTGCTGGAGCACTGCGGCCTGATCGATCCCACCGACCTGGAGCAGGCGATCGCCGTGGGGGCCTACGGCCAGCTGGAGCGGGTGCTGCGGGGCTGGAGCCCGGAGCAGGTGGTCAAGGAACTGCAGCGCAGCGGTCTGCGCGGCCGTGGGGGCGCCGGCTATCCCACCGGTCTGAAATGGGCCACCGTGGCCCGCATGCCCGGGGCCCGCAAGGAGGTGGTCTGCAACGCCGATGAGGGCGATCCCGGAGCCTTCATGGACCGCGCCGTGCTGGAGGGCGATCCCCATCGGGTGCTGGAGGGAATGGCGATCGCCGCCTATGCGGTGGGCGCCGACCACGGGTTCATCTACATCCGCGCCGAATACGAACTGGCGATCGAGCGGCTGCGCCTGGCGATCGAGCAGGCCGTGCTCCGGGGCCGGCTCGGGGCGGCCCTGTTCGGCACGCGCTTCGGGTTCACGCTGGAGCTGCGGGTGGGAGCCGGGGCCTACGTCTGCGGAGAGGAAACGGCGCTGATCGCCTCGATCGAAGGCAAGCGCGGCACGCCCAGCCCCAGGCCCCCCTATCCCGCAGAACGCGGGGTGGGCGGCAGACCCACCCTGATCAACAACGTCGAGACCTTCGCCAACGTGGCGCCGATCCTGCGGGAAGGCGCCGACTGGTTCGCCGCCATCGGCACCGCCGGCAGCAGCGGCACCAAGGTGTTCAGCCTCACCGGCCACGTGCGCCGCGGCGGCCTGGTGGAGGTGCCGATGGGCACCAGCCTGGCCACGGTCGTGCTGGAGATGGGCGAGGGCAGCCCGCACGGGTCCAGCGTCAAAGCCGTGCAGACCGGCGGACCATCCGGGGGCTGCGTGCCGGCCGATCGGCTCGAGACACCGCTCGACTACGAGAGCCTCCAGTCGCTTGGCACGATCATGGGCTCCGGCGGCATGGTGGTGCTGGACCAGGGCACCGACATGGTGGCTCTGGCCGCCTATTTCATGGCCTTCTGCCGTGAGGAGTCGTGCGGCAAGTGCGTCCCCTGCCGGGCCGGCACCGTGCAGCTCCACGGGCTGCTGGAGAAGATCCTGGCCGGCCAGGCCAGCCAGGCCGACCTCGATCAGCTCGAAACGCTCGGGGCGATGGTGATGGACACCAGCCTCTGCGGCCTGGGTCAGAGCGCCCCCAAGCCGATGCTGAGCACCCTGCGCTACTTCCGCGGCGACTACCTCGCCCGGCTGGGGGCGCCATGA
- a CDS encoding oxidoreductase yields MSQPAKLRLATVWLAGCSGCHMSFLDLDEWLIELAPRIEMVFSPIASDTKTYPEAVDVALVEGGVGNSDNLALIRQVRQRTRLLVSFGDCAITANVPGLRNPLAGPAAVLDRSYLDLADGSAQWPHAPGLVPELLERVLPVHELVPVDLFLPGCPPPAGRIRAVLEALLQGERPLMEGPEMIRFG; encoded by the coding sequence ATGAGCCAGCCCGCGAAGCTGCGTCTGGCCACGGTCTGGCTGGCGGGTTGCTCCGGCTGCCACATGTCGTTCCTGGATCTCGACGAGTGGCTGATCGAGCTGGCACCGCGCATCGAGATGGTCTTCTCGCCGATCGCCTCCGACACCAAGACCTACCCCGAGGCTGTGGATGTGGCCCTGGTGGAGGGAGGCGTGGGCAACAGCGACAACCTGGCCCTGATCCGCCAGGTGCGCCAGCGCACCCGCCTGCTGGTGTCCTTCGGCGACTGCGCCATCACCGCCAACGTGCCCGGCCTGCGCAATCCGCTCGCGGGTCCGGCCGCCGTGCTGGACCGCTCCTACCTGGACCTGGCCGACGGCAGCGCCCAGTGGCCCCACGCTCCGGGCCTGGTGCCCGAGCTGCTGGAGCGGGTGCTGCCGGTCCATGAGCTTGTGCCGGTGGATCTGTTCCTGCCGGGTTGCCCACCACCGGCCGGGCGCATCCGCGCCGTGCTCGAGGCCCTGCTGCAGGGCGAGCGGCCGCTGATGGAGGGTCCGGAGATGATCCGCTTCGGCTGA
- a CDS encoding acyl-CoA desaturase, whose product MFIVLSHLGCLLLLATGLSLEAAGWALALYLVRMLATTAIYHRLITHGSYRAPKPVVWIGALVGASAGQMGPSWWKAHHLAHHRHVDTDQDPHSPLQPRSGLQGFWRSQVGWLLQSSFFPERLPADVEADPVLRLIDRLHFLPLLALGGLSYVLGGLEWLAAFCLSTTLLFHGVATVNSLAHLAGDRPFLTDDMSRNNGLVALITLGEGWHNLHHAFQWSVRQGYGVSGGRVQRLPDPTYAFIRGLERCGWADRLRLPAAEDLLARARP is encoded by the coding sequence GTGTTCATTGTTCTGTCCCACCTCGGTTGTCTGCTGCTGCTGGCCACGGGGCTGAGCCTGGAGGCGGCGGGCTGGGCCCTGGCCCTCTATCTGGTGCGGATGCTGGCCACCACGGCCATCTATCACCGCCTGATCACCCATGGCAGCTACCGAGCGCCCAAACCGGTGGTCTGGATCGGGGCCCTGGTGGGGGCCTCCGCCGGGCAGATGGGGCCGAGCTGGTGGAAAGCCCACCACCTGGCCCATCACCGCCATGTGGACACGGACCAGGATCCCCATTCGCCCCTGCAGCCCCGGTCAGGACTGCAGGGGTTCTGGCGCTCCCAGGTGGGCTGGCTGCTGCAGTCCTCCTTCTTCCCGGAGCGGCTGCCCGCCGATGTGGAGGCCGACCCGGTGCTGCGCCTGATCGACCGGCTGCATTTCCTGCCCCTGCTGGCCCTGGGTGGCTTGTCGTATGTGCTCGGCGGCCTGGAGTGGCTGGCGGCGTTCTGCCTGAGCACAACGCTGCTCTTCCACGGGGTGGCCACGGTGAATTCCCTGGCCCACCTCGCCGGTGATCGGCCGTTCCTCACCGACGACATGAGCCGCAACAACGGCCTGGTGGCCCTGATCACGCTCGGGGAGGGCTGGCACAACCTGCATCACGCCTTCCAGTGGTCGGTGCGGCAGGGCTACGGGGTGAGCGGCGGGCGCGTGCAGCGGCTGCCCGATCCCACCTATGCCTTCATCCGCGGCCTGGAGCGTTGTGGCTGGGCCGATCGCCTGCGCCTGCCGGCAGCGGAGGACCTGCTGGCGCGGGCTCGCCCATGA
- the hoxU gene encoding bidirectional hydrogenase complex protein HoxU — protein MSVRTLRIDGRDVASADGATVLEAAGDAGVAIPTLCHLEGLSPVAACRLCLVEIEGSPRLQPACITPVSEGMVVHTATPRLREIRRTVIELLFTEGNHVCAVCVANGHCELQDRAVEVGMDHSRLPYRFPDRPVDLSHQRFGLDHNRCILCSRCVRVCDEVEGAHVWDVAWRGEHCRIIAGLDQPWGAVDACTDCGKCVMVCPTGALFHKGDSEGEKHEDPSRLAALLRARRARQEAP, from the coding sequence ATGAGCGTGCGCACCCTGCGCATCGACGGCCGCGACGTGGCCAGCGCCGACGGCGCCACGGTGCTGGAGGCCGCCGGCGACGCCGGTGTGGCCATCCCCACCCTCTGCCATCTGGAGGGGCTCTCACCCGTGGCCGCCTGCCGGCTCTGCCTGGTGGAGATCGAGGGCAGCCCCAGGCTGCAGCCGGCCTGCATCACCCCGGTGAGCGAGGGCATGGTGGTCCACACCGCCACGCCCCGTCTCCGGGAGATCCGGCGGACCGTGATCGAACTGCTGTTCACCGAGGGCAACCATGTCTGCGCGGTGTGTGTGGCCAACGGCCATTGCGAACTGCAGGACCGCGCCGTGGAGGTGGGCATGGACCACTCCCGCCTGCCCTACCGCTTCCCCGATCGCCCCGTGGACCTCTCCCACCAGCGCTTCGGGCTCGACCACAACCGCTGCATCCTCTGCAGCCGCTGCGTGCGCGTCTGCGACGAGGTGGAGGGCGCCCATGTCTGGGACGTGGCCTGGCGGGGCGAACACTGCCGGATCATCGCCGGACTGGATCAGCCCTGGGGCGCCGTCGACGCCTGCACCGACTGCGGGAAGTGCGTCATGGTCTGCCCCACCGGCGCCCTGTTCCACAAGGGCGACAGCGAGGGGGAGAAGCACGAGGATCCCAGCCGGCTGGCGGCCCTGCTGCGGGCCCGTCGCGCCCGCCAGGAGGCCCCATGA
- a CDS encoding Coq4 family protein has translation MGFRYLNTIAAQHNLQDFLELADLAVGGGKDAGNVFLLSHRLRDSNPMKLCTRILENDPASAALIKERRLCGPYDVDALAALPRGTLGHTYATVLNTHGYDINFFPEPAFFNNLETDADYINYRVFATHDLHHILSGYSLDNYGEIGVISISVGQFNHPGLGFTDLVSLMLSWLMGHTPASELSSVEEQARTARAILRLIVDGLDTGAAAKRLFPVIWEERMDQDLEELRAELGITPVRDGVRSWYSNPEVAAALAA, from the coding sequence ATGGGTTTCCGCTACCTCAACACGATCGCCGCCCAGCACAACCTGCAGGATTTTCTCGAACTCGCCGATCTGGCGGTGGGGGGCGGTAAGGACGCCGGCAACGTGTTCCTGCTCTCCCATCGGCTGAGGGACTCGAATCCGATGAAGTTGTGCACCCGGATTCTGGAGAACGATCCGGCCTCCGCCGCCCTGATCAAGGAGCGCCGACTCTGTGGCCCCTACGACGTGGACGCTCTGGCCGCCCTGCCCAGGGGCACGCTCGGCCACACCTACGCCACGGTGCTGAACACCCACGGCTACGACATCAACTTCTTCCCTGAACCGGCTTTCTTCAACAATCTGGAAACCGATGCTGATTATATCAACTACCGAGTATTCGCCACCCATGATCTTCACCATATTCTCAGTGGCTACAGCCTCGATAACTACGGGGAGATCGGGGTGATCAGCATCAGCGTGGGCCAGTTCAACCATCCCGGACTGGGCTTCACCGATCTGGTCTCGCTGATGCTGAGCTGGCTGATGGGCCACACCCCCGCCAGCGAACTCAGCAGCGTTGAGGAGCAGGCCCGCACGGCCAGGGCCATTCTCAGGCTGATCGTCGATGGGCTCGATACCGGTGCCGCTGCCAAACGGCTCTTTCCGGTGATCTGGGAGGAGCGCATGGACCAGGATCTCGAGGAGCTGCGCGCCGAACTGGGCATCACGCCGGTGCGCGACGGCGTGCGCAGCTGGTACAGCAACCCCGAGGTGGCCGCTGCTCTGGCGGCCTGA
- a CDS encoding HypC/HybG/HupF family hydrogenase formation chaperone, translating to MCLAIAGELIRIEDRRPADRPGEDPALWRMGLVEFSGVRREVSLACVPEAVVGDRLLVHVGFALSIVEP from the coding sequence ATGTGTCTGGCCATAGCGGGGGAATTGATCCGGATCGAGGATCGACGACCAGCGGATCGTCCCGGGGAGGACCCCGCCCTCTGGCGCATGGGCCTGGTGGAGTTCTCGGGTGTGCGCCGCGAGGTGAGCCTGGCCTGCGTGCCCGAGGCGGTCGTGGGCGACCGGCTGCTGGTGCACGTTGGCTTCGCCCTCAGCATCGTCGAACCGTGA